In Azospirillum baldaniorum, one DNA window encodes the following:
- a CDS encoding helix-turn-helix domain-containing protein — protein sequence MLDIGRKLQNLREAHGMSQRALARRAGISNTLVSLIEKGKTCPFIASLKKILDSFPVELSDFFVPRPDAPPRTGVPRK from the coding sequence ATGCTCGACATCGGAAGAAAGCTGCAGAATCTGCGCGAAGCGCACGGAATGTCGCAGCGCGCCCTGGCGCGCCGGGCGGGCATCAGCAACACCTTGGTTTCGTTGATCGAGAAGGGAAAGACTTGTCCGTTCATCGCGTCGCTGAAGAAGATCCTCGACAGCTTCCCCGTTGAACTGTCCGACTTCTTCGTGCCGCGCCCCGACGCGCCACCCAGGACCGGCGTGCCGCGGAAGTAA
- a CDS encoding IclR family transcriptional regulator, which translates to MPKAAAREPKEGEAQEEGAKDRQFVTALARGLEILRCFSLNRRELTTVEIAAMTGLPQPSVWRLSHTLIECGYLLSDPASRKLSVGPAVLSLGFAALGNLGFADAVNPYLRRIAERFGGAASLGQRERDGVLLLLRWQAETMLTLNLSAGSTVSLSRSAIGWAHLAALTEKERAKLLAELKVAEQEGGPRLLEDIARAMADYARDGFVVNCGKSQALINGVSVPLRVPGRRTVYLLGCAGAATDFTEARIRAEVGPTLRDMAAELSVLIGDITAASGPTSGDLAGARRPAERRK; encoded by the coding sequence ATGCCGAAGGCCGCCGCCAGGGAGCCGAAAGAGGGCGAGGCGCAGGAGGAGGGCGCCAAGGACCGGCAGTTCGTCACGGCGCTCGCCCGCGGGCTGGAGATCCTGCGCTGCTTCTCGCTGAACCGGCGGGAGCTGACGACGGTGGAGATCGCCGCCATGACCGGCCTGCCGCAGCCCAGCGTCTGGCGGCTCAGCCACACGCTGATCGAATGCGGCTATCTGCTGTCCGATCCCGCCAGCCGGAAGCTGTCCGTCGGTCCGGCGGTCCTGTCGCTCGGCTTCGCGGCGCTCGGCAATCTGGGCTTCGCCGATGCGGTGAACCCCTATCTGCGCCGCATCGCCGAGCGGTTCGGCGGGGCGGCCTCCCTCGGCCAGCGCGAGCGGGACGGCGTGCTGCTGCTGCTGCGCTGGCAGGCGGAAACCATGCTGACGCTGAACCTGTCGGCGGGCTCCACGGTGTCGCTGTCGCGCTCCGCCATCGGCTGGGCGCACCTCGCCGCCCTGACGGAGAAGGAGCGGGCGAAGCTGCTGGCCGAGCTGAAGGTGGCGGAGCAGGAGGGCGGCCCCCGGCTGCTGGAGGACATCGCCCGCGCCATGGCCGATTACGCCCGCGACGGCTTCGTGGTGAATTGCGGGAAATCGCAGGCGCTCATCAACGGCGTGTCGGTGCCGCTGCGCGTGCCGGGCCGCCGGACGGTGTATCTGCTCGGCTGCGCGGGGGCGGCGACCGACTTCACCGAGGCGAGGATACGGGCGGAGGTCGGGCCGACGCTGCGCGACATGGCCGCCGAGCTGTCGGTGCTGATCGGCGACATCACCGCCGCGTCCGGTCCCACGTCCGGAGACCTGGCCGGCGCCCGGCGTCCGGCGGAGCGTCGCAAATAG
- a CDS encoding ABC transporter ATP-binding protein produces the protein MTPGKPLAAEPLIAVRDLSIAFAGTRAVDGLSFTVRAGEVTALVGESGSGKTVTGLSIAGLAPPEARITGRVTLAGADILGRTPRQRRLAGHPAVSMVFQDPQAALNPVLTIGDQIVEAVRADGRTGARAAAARALELLDLVRIPEPGRRFSEYPHRLSGGMRQRVVIALALATSPVALVADEPTTALDVTIQAQILQLLIRLKDELGMALLLITHDLGVVAEAADRVLLMRDGRLLEDRSVRDFFDGPRHPYGRALLAARPGRRTRGGPRPRLADTSVPFVISGEGG, from the coding sequence ATGACCCCTGGTAAACCGTTGGCGGCCGAACCGCTGATCGCGGTGCGCGACCTGTCGATCGCCTTTGCGGGCACCAGGGCGGTGGACGGCCTCTCCTTCACCGTGAGGGCGGGCGAGGTGACGGCGCTGGTCGGGGAAAGCGGCAGCGGCAAGACGGTCACCGGCCTGTCCATCGCCGGGCTGGCTCCGCCGGAGGCGCGGATCACCGGCCGCGTGACCCTGGCCGGTGCGGACATCCTCGGCCGGACGCCCCGTCAGAGGCGCTTGGCCGGGCATCCCGCGGTGTCGATGGTTTTCCAGGACCCGCAGGCGGCGCTCAACCCCGTCCTGACCATCGGCGACCAGATCGTCGAGGCCGTGCGCGCCGACGGGCGGACCGGCGCCCGCGCCGCCGCCGCCCGTGCGCTGGAGCTGCTCGATCTGGTGCGCATCCCCGAGCCGGGGCGCCGCTTCTCCGAGTACCCGCACCGCCTGTCGGGCGGGATGCGCCAGCGCGTGGTGATCGCCCTGGCGCTGGCCACGTCGCCGGTCGCGCTGGTCGCCGACGAGCCGACGACGGCGCTCGACGTCACCATCCAGGCGCAGATCCTCCAGCTTCTGATCCGGTTAAAGGACGAGCTTGGCATGGCGCTGTTGCTCATCACCCACGACCTGGGCGTGGTGGCCGAGGCGGCGGACCGCGTCCTGCTGATGCGCGACGGGCGGCTGCTGGAGGACCGTAGCGTCCGCGATTTCTTCGACGGTCCCCGCCACCCCTACGGCCGCGCTCTGCTGGCCGCGCGGCCGGGACGCCGGACGCGCGGGGGACCCAGGCCGCGCCTCGCCGACACCTCGGTGCCTTTTGTGATCTCCGGGGAAGGGGGCTGA
- a CDS encoding ABC transporter permease translates to MSARFSFSTPSTLRLGVLCVALLALLAAAAGLLRPGDPMAMVGPRGLWPLTDGAFPLGTDQLGRDVAAQLLFGARVSLAVGVGAAAVATLIGVGLGAVAGYFGGVADHLLSRLCDYVQTLPSFLLSMVLVAVLAPSIGSVMLAIGLTSWPEIARLTRAEVLRIRNADWVLAARTMGLGHGHILLNHVLPNGIAPVVAMITAVVAHAVLVEAALAFLGLGDPNLVSWGAMIGNARPLLRTLWYLMALPGLAIFATVMVFTLLGNGLSERLDPREAAR, encoded by the coding sequence GTGAGCGCACGGTTCTCCTTTTCCACGCCTTCCACGTTGCGGCTGGGGGTGCTCTGCGTGGCGCTCCTCGCCCTGCTGGCGGCGGCGGCCGGCCTGCTGCGGCCGGGCGATCCCATGGCGATGGTCGGGCCGCGTGGTCTGTGGCCGCTGACCGACGGCGCCTTCCCGCTCGGCACCGACCAGCTCGGGCGGGACGTGGCGGCGCAGCTCCTGTTCGGGGCGCGGGTGTCGCTGGCGGTCGGCGTCGGGGCTGCCGCGGTGGCGACGCTGATCGGCGTCGGGCTGGGCGCCGTGGCGGGCTATTTCGGCGGGGTGGCGGACCATCTGCTGTCGCGGCTGTGCGACTATGTCCAGACGCTGCCGTCTTTCCTGTTGTCCATGGTCCTGGTCGCCGTGCTGGCGCCGTCCATCGGCAGCGTGATGCTCGCCATCGGCCTGACCTCCTGGCCGGAGATCGCCCGGTTGACGCGGGCGGAGGTGCTGCGGATACGCAACGCCGACTGGGTGCTGGCGGCGCGGACGATGGGGCTGGGCCACGGCCACATCCTGCTGAACCATGTGCTGCCCAACGGCATCGCCCCGGTGGTGGCGATGATCACCGCGGTGGTCGCCCACGCTGTTCTGGTGGAGGCGGCGTTGGCCTTCCTCGGCCTCGGCGACCCGAACCTCGTGTCCTGGGGGGCGATGATCGGCAACGCGCGGCCTCTGCTGCGCACGCTGTGGTACCTGATGGCGCTGCCCGGCCTCGCCATCTTCGCCACGGTGATGGTCTTCACCCTGCTGGGCAACGGCCTGTCGGAGCGGCTCGACCCGCGGGAGGCCGCGCGATGA
- a CDS encoding ABC transporter permease, translating into MTLFAFTVRRTLAAAPMVIVMIVVNFLLLKAVPGDLVDVMAGESGIATAEQMADLRARFGLDRSALDQFQAYLSQLLRFDLGFSFRYNRPIADLVLERLPATALLVTVAVLAAVAVGVAAGVLAGRRPGGRFDRAVSVLSSLIFAVPSFWIGLVGIVLFAVQLRWLPIGGYATVGAPGAGWPHAVDVAAHLVLPAATLGLGYAALYARVTRAAVIETSRLDFVRTARAKGISETRVTLRHILRNALLPVVTLSGLKLGSMLGGAVVETVFSWPGLGRLAFEAVADRDVNLLLSLFLCNSLLVIVMGILVDVSYAALDPRIEVTA; encoded by the coding sequence ATGACGTTATTCGCTTTCACCGTGCGGCGGACGCTCGCGGCCGCGCCGATGGTCATCGTCATGATCGTCGTGAACTTCCTGCTGCTGAAGGCGGTCCCCGGCGATCTGGTCGATGTGATGGCCGGCGAGAGCGGGATCGCCACGGCGGAGCAGATGGCCGATCTGCGCGCGCGGTTCGGGCTGGACCGCTCGGCGCTCGACCAGTTCCAGGCCTATCTGTCCCAGCTCCTGCGGTTCGATCTGGGCTTCTCCTTCCGCTACAACCGGCCCATCGCCGACCTTGTGCTGGAGCGGTTGCCGGCGACGGCGCTGCTCGTCACCGTGGCGGTTCTGGCGGCGGTGGCCGTCGGCGTGGCGGCGGGGGTCCTGGCCGGGCGCCGTCCGGGGGGCCGCTTCGACCGGGCGGTGTCCGTCCTGTCCTCCCTGATCTTCGCCGTGCCGTCCTTCTGGATCGGGCTTGTCGGGATCGTGCTGTTCGCCGTCCAGCTGCGCTGGCTCCCCATTGGTGGCTACGCCACGGTGGGCGCGCCGGGCGCCGGCTGGCCGCACGCGGTGGACGTCGCCGCCCATCTCGTGCTTCCCGCCGCCACGCTGGGGCTGGGCTACGCCGCCCTCTACGCGCGGGTCACGCGGGCCGCGGTGATCGAGACGAGCCGGCTGGATTTCGTGCGCACCGCGCGGGCCAAGGGCATTTCCGAGACGCGGGTGACGCTGCGGCACATCCTGCGCAACGCGCTGCTCCCCGTGGTGACTCTGAGCGGCCTGAAGCTCGGCTCGATGCTGGGCGGGGCGGTGGTGGAGACGGTGTTCTCCTGGCCCGGCCTGGGGCGTCTCGCCTTCGAGGCGGTGGCCGACCGCGACGTGAACCTGCTGCTCAGCCTCTTTCTCTGCAATTCGCTTCTGGTGATCGTCATGGGCATCCTCGTCGACGTCTCCTACGCCGCGCTCGACCCGCGGATCGAGGTGACGGCGTGA
- a CDS encoding ABC transporter ATP-binding protein, with translation MLTIKKLRVTHRTRNGTVHAVDGVDLTLRRGETLGLVGESGCGKSTLARAVMRLTAPASGRILLDGTDVTRLTGRAAAPFTARVQMVFQDPAASLDPRYTVARAIAEPLLPTVRDAAERARRVVALMDDVGLARALADRFPHQLSGGQRQRVAIARAIAPRPDFVVLDEPVSALDVSLQAQVLNLLVDLQERHGLAYLFIGHDIGVVRHMADRVAVMYLGRVVEIGDWSDVVDEPAHPYTRALMAAAPAAHPDAGRAATRTVLAGELPSPFAPPPGCAFHTRCPLAVERCRREAPALRDAADGRRVACHLAPTPSAETIPTETNTFRPLRRLP, from the coding sequence ATGCTGACCATCAAAAAGCTCCGCGTCACCCACCGGACGCGCAACGGCACCGTCCACGCGGTGGACGGAGTGGACCTCACCCTGCGGCGCGGCGAGACGCTGGGGCTGGTCGGGGAGTCCGGCTGCGGGAAATCCACGCTGGCGCGGGCGGTGATGCGCCTGACCGCCCCGGCGTCGGGCCGCATCCTCCTCGACGGGACCGACGTGACGCGGCTGACGGGGAGGGCGGCGGCGCCCTTCACCGCCAGGGTCCAGATGGTCTTCCAGGACCCTGCCGCCTCGCTCGATCCGCGCTACACGGTGGCGCGGGCCATCGCCGAACCGCTGCTGCCCACCGTCCGCGACGCGGCGGAGCGGGCGCGGCGGGTGGTGGCGCTGATGGACGACGTCGGGTTGGCCCGCGCGCTGGCCGACCGCTTCCCGCACCAGCTCTCCGGTGGGCAGAGGCAACGCGTGGCCATCGCCCGCGCCATCGCGCCCCGGCCCGATTTCGTCGTCCTCGACGAGCCGGTCTCGGCGCTCGACGTGTCCCTGCAGGCCCAGGTGCTGAACCTGCTGGTCGATCTCCAGGAGCGGCATGGGCTGGCCTACCTGTTCATCGGCCACGACATCGGCGTCGTCCGCCACATGGCCGACCGGGTGGCCGTGATGTATCTCGGGCGGGTGGTCGAGATCGGCGACTGGTCCGACGTGGTGGACGAGCCCGCCCATCCCTACACCCGCGCGTTGATGGCCGCGGCCCCCGCCGCCCACCCGGACGCGGGACGCGCCGCGACCAGGACCGTCCTGGCGGGCGAGTTGCCCAGCCCCTTTGCCCCGCCGCCGGGCTGCGCCTTCCACACCCGCTGTCCGCTCGCCGTCGAGCGCTGCCGGCGCGAGGCGCCCGCCCTGCGTGACGCCGCCGACGGCCGCCGCGTCGCCTGCCATCTGGCCCCGACGCCATCGGCCGAAACAATTCCGACCGAAACCAACACCTTTCGTCCCCTGAGGAGACTTCCGTGA
- a CDS encoding ABC transporter substrate-binding protein, with translation MIPIERRSFLALTLGASVLAAGAGRALAAAGPVKGGTLIAVINPEPPILTNTVNNHFSVNVVSPNIYDGLLSYDQQMNPIPALAERFELSPDKLSITFHLRKGVTWHDGTPFTSRDVAYSVLELWKKHHPRGRTTFGDVTAVETPDALTAVLRLSRPSAIILNALSAAESQVLPAHLYENTDPRTNPRNINPVGTGPFRFVEWKRGEYIAFERNPTYWDVGKPYVDRLIFRIIPDAASRAAAFETGEVVYGPFDPIPLADAARLRANPELALTTAGYQWLSPFFTFEFNVKSKITGDVRVRRAIAHAIDRKGLIEAAWYGFGTPATGPIPHYQKAYTKDVAGYPFDPAAAERLLDEAGYRRGADGVRFALWHDYSNDTESQQNTAEFLRQNLKAVGIDLKLRAADLPTYYKRVYTNYDYDTRSGQFSAMIDPSLGLYRLYATSSIAPGVPNTNGAQYSNPELDAVIETALRESDPAKRTEAFHAWQRIAMTDLPNIPLFELERVTLHSRRVKGLEDRPDAAFSSLKNLWLEGGA, from the coding sequence GTGATCCCCATCGAACGCCGTTCCTTCCTCGCCCTGACCCTTGGGGCCTCCGTCCTCGCCGCCGGGGCGGGGCGCGCCTTAGCCGCGGCGGGGCCGGTGAAGGGGGGGACGCTGATCGCGGTCATCAACCCGGAACCCCCGATCCTCACCAACACCGTCAACAACCACTTCAGCGTCAACGTGGTGTCGCCGAACATCTACGACGGGCTGCTGAGCTACGATCAGCAGATGAACCCGATCCCCGCCCTGGCGGAGCGGTTCGAGCTGTCGCCCGACAAGCTCTCGATCACCTTCCACCTGCGCAAGGGCGTCACCTGGCACGACGGCACGCCCTTCACCTCCCGGGACGTGGCCTACAGCGTGCTGGAGCTGTGGAAGAAGCACCACCCGCGCGGCCGCACCACCTTCGGCGACGTGACGGCGGTGGAGACGCCGGACGCATTGACGGCGGTCCTGCGCCTGTCCCGCCCCTCGGCGATCATCCTGAACGCGCTGTCCGCCGCGGAATCGCAGGTGCTTCCCGCCCACCTCTACGAGAACACCGACCCCCGGACCAACCCGCGCAACATCAACCCGGTCGGCACCGGCCCCTTCCGCTTCGTGGAGTGGAAGCGCGGCGAGTACATCGCCTTCGAGCGCAATCCCACCTACTGGGACGTCGGCAAGCCTTATGTGGACCGTCTGATCTTCCGCATCATCCCCGACGCCGCGTCGCGCGCCGCGGCCTTCGAAACCGGGGAGGTGGTCTACGGCCCCTTCGACCCGATCCCGCTGGCCGACGCGGCCCGCCTGCGCGCCAACCCCGAACTGGCGCTGACCACCGCCGGCTATCAATGGCTGTCGCCCTTCTTCACCTTCGAATTCAACGTCAAATCCAAGATCACCGGCGATGTGCGGGTCCGCCGGGCCATCGCCCACGCCATCGACCGCAAGGGGCTGATCGAGGCCGCGTGGTACGGCTTCGGCACCCCGGCGACCGGCCCGATCCCGCATTACCAGAAAGCCTACACCAAGGACGTGGCCGGCTATCCCTTCGACCCCGCGGCGGCGGAACGGCTGTTGGACGAGGCGGGGTACCGGCGCGGTGCCGACGGAGTCCGCTTCGCGCTGTGGCACGACTATTCCAACGACACCGAGTCCCAGCAGAACACCGCGGAGTTCCTGCGCCAGAACCTGAAGGCGGTGGGCATCGACCTGAAGCTGCGCGCCGCCGACCTGCCGACCTATTACAAGCGGGTCTACACCAATTACGATTACGACACCCGCTCCGGCCAGTTCTCGGCGATGATCGACCCGTCGCTGGGGCTGTACCGGCTCTACGCCACCAGCTCCATCGCGCCGGGCGTGCCGAATACCAACGGCGCCCAGTATTCCAACCCCGAGCTGGACGCGGTGATCGAGACGGCGCTGCGCGAATCCGATCCGGCCAAGCGGACGGAGGCGTTCCACGCCTGGCAGCGCATCGCCATGACCGACCTGCCGAACATCCCGCTGTTCGAGCTGGAGCGCGTCACGCTGCACAGCCGCCGGGTCAAGGGGCTGGAGGACCGGCCCGACGCCGCCTTCTCCTCGCTGAAGAACCTGTGGCTGGAGGGCGGGGCGTGA
- a CDS encoding ABC transporter substrate-binding protein has protein sequence MVSRRLFLGAAAAITTLATPLAAATGEAPRRLRIGTLRPISSAPLFLAHDLGYFAEAGFEPELVFFDAAQPIAVAAAGGDIDIGCCAFTGGLFNLAGKRVLTVVAGGSPEAPGYPLVGYLAGRSAFESGLTSLRDFPGRSVAITQVGSSYHYSLHLLARKYGFDLGTVRLQPLQSLSNMTSALTGGRVDAALLPTTILPDLVRSGAARLLGWVGDETPWQMCGVFVSQRVAADRALAARILQVYRRGCETYAETLLAARVNGTAPIDAATRPLLDVLARHSRQPVERIAETLPFIRADGKLILDSVQDQIDWMAAAGLVSERFPVRNIVDADFGYIA, from the coding sequence ATGGTTTCTCGTCGTCTTTTCCTCGGCGCGGCAGCCGCCATCACCACCCTCGCCACTCCCCTCGCCGCCGCCACGGGCGAAGCGCCGCGACGGCTGCGCATCGGGACGCTGCGCCCTATCTCCTCCGCCCCGCTGTTCCTGGCGCACGACCTCGGCTATTTCGCGGAGGCCGGGTTCGAACCGGAGCTGGTCTTCTTCGACGCTGCCCAGCCCATCGCGGTCGCCGCGGCGGGGGGTGACATCGACATCGGCTGCTGCGCCTTTACCGGCGGGCTGTTCAATCTGGCGGGCAAACGGGTGCTGACTGTGGTCGCCGGCGGCAGCCCGGAGGCGCCGGGCTACCCGCTGGTCGGCTATCTGGCCGGACGATCTGCCTTCGAGTCCGGGCTGACCAGCCTGCGCGACTTTCCGGGCCGGTCGGTGGCGATCACCCAGGTCGGGTCCAGCTACCACTACTCCCTGCATCTGCTGGCGCGCAAATACGGCTTCGACCTCGGCACGGTCCGGCTCCAGCCCTTGCAGAGCCTGTCCAACATGACCTCCGCCCTGACCGGCGGGCGGGTGGACGCGGCGCTGCTGCCGACCACCATCCTGCCCGATCTGGTGCGGTCAGGAGCCGCCCGTCTGCTCGGCTGGGTGGGGGACGAGACGCCCTGGCAGATGTGCGGAGTCTTCGTGTCCCAGCGGGTGGCCGCCGACCGCGCCCTGGCGGCGCGCATCCTGCAGGTCTATCGGCGCGGCTGCGAGACATATGCGGAAACCCTGCTGGCCGCGCGGGTGAACGGCACCGCCCCCATCGACGCCGCCACCCGCCCGCTGTTGGACGTGCTGGCCCGCCACTCGCGCCAGCCGGTGGAGCGGATCGCCGAGACGCTGCCCTTCATCCGCGCCGACGGCAAGCTGATCCTCGACAGCGTGCAGGACCAGATCGACTGGATGGCTGCCGCCGGATTGGTGTCCGAACGCTTCCCGGTCCGCAACATCGTGGACGCCGATTTCGGCTACATCGCCTGA
- a CDS encoding mandelate racemase/muconate lactonizing enzyme family protein, which translates to MKIARVESFFFNPGRAKNLLFVRIETESGIYGWGEGYVTAGKEKVVAAYVDAIAPLLIGREIWNIRQLAQTLLDDFSIRRTSVDFLCALSAVEIASWDIVGKRAGLPVHKLLGGAVREKIRVYANGWWFGASSIDDTANRAAAVVAQGYDALKWDPIPGPWRNYVDPKDLDHAVENVRAVREAVGPNVELLIDGHRRLSPNHAIRLIERLREFGIAWYEEPCPPENLDLTAEVRRTTNVPIVSGEALYTKEQYLPLFEKRAADIINPDISAVGGILAMLDIAALAQPHSIAVSPHNFNSPIVGLAATVHLSALVTNFTIAELFVNLVEPTRELALQGLTIADGYVDIPDTPGLGVDLDVEVLRRHPYQPLSGKGLRDHRDEFPRRGPPSTFKIAATA; encoded by the coding sequence ATGAAGATCGCGAGGGTTGAGAGCTTTTTCTTCAATCCTGGCCGCGCCAAGAATCTTCTTTTCGTTCGCATCGAAACGGAGAGCGGGATTTACGGCTGGGGCGAGGGCTACGTCACCGCGGGCAAGGAAAAGGTCGTCGCCGCCTATGTGGACGCCATCGCACCGCTTCTGATCGGGCGCGAGATCTGGAACATCCGCCAGCTCGCCCAGACACTGCTCGACGATTTCTCGATCCGCCGGACCTCCGTCGACTTCCTGTGCGCGCTGAGCGCGGTCGAGATCGCGTCCTGGGACATCGTCGGCAAGCGCGCCGGCCTGCCGGTGCACAAGCTGCTGGGCGGCGCCGTCCGCGAGAAGATCCGGGTCTACGCCAACGGCTGGTGGTTCGGCGCGTCCTCCATCGACGACACCGCGAACCGCGCCGCCGCGGTGGTGGCGCAGGGCTACGACGCGCTGAAATGGGACCCGATCCCCGGCCCGTGGCGCAACTACGTCGATCCGAAGGACCTCGACCACGCCGTGGAGAACGTCCGCGCGGTGCGCGAGGCGGTCGGCCCGAACGTGGAACTGCTCATCGACGGCCACCGCCGCCTGTCGCCGAACCACGCGATCCGCCTGATCGAGCGCCTGCGCGAATTCGGCATCGCCTGGTACGAGGAGCCCTGCCCGCCGGAAAACCTCGACCTGACGGCGGAGGTGCGGCGCACGACCAACGTCCCCATCGTGTCGGGCGAAGCGCTCTACACCAAGGAGCAATATCTGCCGCTGTTCGAGAAGCGCGCCGCCGACATCATCAACCCGGACATCAGCGCCGTCGGCGGCATCCTCGCCATGCTCGACATCGCAGCATTGGCGCAGCCGCATTCCATCGCGGTCAGCCCGCACAACTTCAACAGCCCCATCGTCGGTCTGGCCGCGACGGTCCACCTGTCGGCGCTGGTCACCAACTTCACCATTGCCGAGCTGTTCGTGAACCTCGTCGAGCCGACGCGGGAGCTGGCCCTTCAGGGGCTGACCATCGCCGACGGCTACGTCGACATCCCCGACACGCCGGGCCTGGGCGTCGATCTCGATGTCGAGGTGCTGCGCCGTCACCCCTATCAACCGCTGTCGGGCAAGGGGTTGCGCGACCACCG
- a CDS encoding RraA family protein, translated as MSNRPDTKRPDFDFPRPTPAQIAAFKGVTAATAHEAQGRRGALDSIIKPLRPGFRILGPAFPAQGQPGDNLTAHAAISFARPGDVIVYSAGGFVDGASFGDTMATAALARGLGGVVIDGAVRDAAELRKLDLPVFARGVSLRSRGDKARLGPLAQAVEVGGIRVEPGDLIIGDDDGVVVIPLADLDEVARVSREKEAKEEEFRSRFRAGGATTWDLFGAGILAKSGYRLAFTETGADIVPV; from the coding sequence ATGAGCAACCGACCCGATACCAAGCGACCCGACTTCGATTTTCCCCGCCCCACCCCGGCCCAGATCGCGGCCTTCAAGGGGGTGACCGCCGCCACCGCGCACGAGGCGCAGGGTCGGCGCGGCGCGCTCGATTCGATCATCAAGCCGTTGCGGCCCGGCTTCCGCATCCTGGGGCCGGCTTTTCCCGCCCAGGGGCAGCCGGGCGACAACCTGACCGCCCATGCGGCCATCTCCTTCGCCCGTCCCGGCGACGTGATCGTCTATTCGGCCGGCGGTTTTGTCGACGGCGCGTCCTTCGGCGACACCATGGCCACGGCGGCGCTCGCCCGCGGCCTGGGCGGCGTGGTGATCGACGGAGCCGTCCGCGACGCCGCGGAACTGCGCAAGCTGGACCTTCCGGTCTTCGCGCGGGGAGTCAGCCTGCGGTCGCGCGGCGACAAAGCACGGCTCGGCCCGCTCGCCCAGGCCGTCGAGGTGGGGGGAATCCGGGTTGAACCCGGCGACCTGATCATCGGCGACGACGACGGCGTGGTGGTGATCCCGCTGGCCGATCTCGACGAGGTGGCCCGCGTCTCGCGCGAGAAGGAGGCGAAGGAGGAGGAGTTCCGCAGCCGGTTCCGCGCCGGCGGCGCCACGACCTGGGACCTGTTCGGCGCCGGGATTCTGGCGAAGAGCGGCTACCGGCTGGCCTTCACCGAAACCGGGGCCGACATCGTTCCGGTGTGA
- a CDS encoding ketopantoate reductase family protein — translation MTATVPPRPRIAVMGAGAVGGYIGARLFAEGEDVTLVDGWAEHVAAVARSGLAITGARPEEDETVRVPILSEDRLADLGPIDVAIVAVKSWDTRRVAELLRPRLAPGGFVVSAQNGLNEPVITEVVGGDRVVGLIAARIGVELDGAGRILRRVSRGSPGIPVFRIGEPDGRTTPRLEALRALVAKVDSVTVTGNLTGERWSKLAANAMRNGLSAATGLSIDAMDRDPLLRRFGIRLAGEAVLIGERLGLRLEGIGGTPAALFARAAEGDRAVLARVEEALLASAVSGKAAGQRPSMGQDILKGRRTEVEEIYGPVLARAEDTGIDAWANRRVRDAVRRIESGAARPDPAFFQLDPFGDTTTEGHD, via the coding sequence GTGACGGCGACCGTCCCGCCACGTCCCCGCATCGCCGTGATGGGAGCCGGCGCGGTCGGCGGCTACATCGGCGCCCGCCTGTTCGCCGAGGGCGAGGACGTGACGCTGGTCGATGGCTGGGCGGAGCATGTCGCGGCGGTCGCCCGCTCCGGCCTTGCCATCACCGGCGCGCGGCCGGAGGAGGACGAGACCGTGCGCGTCCCGATCCTGTCGGAGGATCGGCTGGCCGACCTCGGCCCCATCGACGTCGCCATCGTCGCCGTCAAGTCCTGGGACACCCGGCGGGTGGCGGAGCTGCTCCGCCCCCGGCTGGCCCCCGGCGGATTTGTCGTCTCGGCCCAGAACGGCCTGAACGAGCCGGTGATCACGGAGGTTGTCGGCGGGGACCGCGTCGTCGGGCTGATCGCGGCGCGCATCGGGGTCGAACTCGACGGCGCCGGGCGCATCCTGCGGCGGGTGTCCCGCGGCAGTCCGGGGATTCCGGTCTTCCGCATCGGCGAGCCCGACGGGCGGACGACGCCGCGCCTCGAAGCGCTGCGCGCTCTCGTCGCCAAGGTCGATTCCGTGACGGTGACCGGCAACCTGACCGGCGAGCGCTGGTCGAAGCTGGCGGCCAACGCCATGCGCAACGGCCTTTCCGCGGCGACCGGCCTGTCGATCGACGCGATGGACCGCGACCCGCTGCTGCGCCGCTTCGGCATCCGGCTGGCCGGGGAGGCGGTGCTGATCGGCGAGCGGCTTGGCCTGCGGCTGGAAGGGATCGGCGGCACGCCCGCCGCCCTGTTCGCCCGCGCGGCCGAGGGCGACCGCGCGGTGCTGGCCCGGGTGGAGGAAGCGCTCTTGGCCTCCGCCGTCTCCGGCAAGGCCGCCGGGCAGCGTCCCTCCATGGGTCAGGACATCCTCAAGGGCCGGCGGACCGAGGTCGAGGAGATCTACGGGCCGGTCCTCGCCCGCGCTGAGGACACCGGCATCGACGCCTGGGCAAACCGGCGGGTGCGCGACGCCGTGCGCCGCATCGAGAGCGGGGCGGCGCGTCCGGATCCCGCCTTTTTCCAACTGGACCCCTTCGGCGACACCACGACCGAAGGCCATGATTGA